One window of Candidatus Polarisedimenticolia bacterium genomic DNA carries:
- a CDS encoding lysophospholipid acyltransferase family protein has protein sequence MFYGYVKLFFRLPTRIYLGLKAEGCERVPRHGPALIAANHASFLDPIVLGSACPRKIHFVVLQSMYEWKRLRWFYWGMQTIPVRAEESDPRAVKQALTRLRRGDLVGIFPEGGRSADGFLQPAKPGAALLAAISGAPVIPAHIAGAWSAWKPNTLFPVPGRVRVRFGEPIRIGAPGAKPRGREEVDAFSRRIMQAIAALASEGSRESDDPGGGNRAAATRSAGNP, from the coding sequence ATGTTCTACGGCTACGTCAAGCTGTTCTTCCGGCTTCCCACGCGAATCTATCTCGGGCTGAAGGCGGAGGGATGCGAGCGGGTTCCCCGGCACGGTCCGGCGCTCATCGCCGCCAACCACGCCTCGTTCCTGGATCCCATCGTGCTGGGCTCGGCCTGCCCGCGCAAGATCCATTTCGTCGTGCTGCAGTCGATGTACGAATGGAAGCGGCTGCGCTGGTTCTATTGGGGCATGCAGACCATCCCGGTGCGAGCCGAGGAGTCGGATCCCCGCGCCGTGAAGCAGGCGCTGACGCGGCTTCGGCGCGGCGATCTCGTGGGGATCTTTCCCGAGGGCGGGCGCAGCGCCGACGGATTCCTGCAGCCGGCGAAGCCGGGGGCGGCCCTCCTCGCCGCGATCTCGGGGGCGCCGGTAATTCCGGCCCACATCGCCGGCGCCTGGTCGGCTTGGAAGCCGAATACTCTCTTCCCGGTGCCCGGCCGCGTGCGGGTTCGTTTCGGAGAGCCGATCCGCATCGGCGCCCCCGGCGCCAAGCCGCGCGGCCGCGAGGAAGTGGACGCCTTCTCCCGGCGCATCATGCAGGCGATCGCCGCGCTCGCCTCGGAGGGCTCCCGTGAAAGCGACGATCCTGGCGGTGGGAACCGAGCTGCTGCGACCCGGTCGGCCGGAAACCCATAG
- the pgsA gene encoding CDP-diacylglycerol--glycerol-3-phosphate 3-phosphatidyltransferase yields MLNLPNWLTVTRIFLVPFVVVIILTKPQFSIGETAIDNETLGVVVFLLAALTDFLDGYLARKRDEETTLGKLLDPIADKLLISAAFISLVEVGVAPAWMVVIVVGREFAVTGLRSVAISQGIAVGASVWGKYKTASQVIAVVLLIFGRKYLGAYAFLGQLALWAVVILAVLSAADYFLKFSRKLGVLGEAPLRRE; encoded by the coding sequence GTGCTCAACCTCCCCAACTGGCTCACGGTCACCCGCATCTTCCTGGTCCCGTTCGTGGTGGTCATCATCCTGACGAAGCCCCAGTTCAGCATCGGAGAGACGGCGATCGACAACGAGACGCTCGGGGTGGTGGTTTTCCTCCTCGCCGCCCTGACCGATTTCCTGGACGGTTATCTGGCGCGCAAGCGCGACGAGGAGACGACGCTCGGCAAGCTGCTCGATCCGATCGCCGACAAGCTCCTCATCTCCGCCGCGTTCATCTCGCTCGTCGAGGTCGGGGTGGCGCCGGCCTGGATGGTGGTGATCGTGGTCGGGCGGGAGTTCGCCGTGACGGGGTTGCGGAGCGTGGCGATCAGCCAGGGGATCGCCGTCGGAGCCTCGGTCTGGGGCAAATACAAGACCGCCAGCCAGGTGATCGCCGTGGTCCTCCTCATCTTCGGAAGGAAATACCTCGGGGCCTACGCGTTCCTGGGCCAGCTGGCCCTTTGGGCCGTCGTGATCCTGGCGGTGCTCTCGGCCGCTGACTATTTCCTGAAGTTCTCGAGGAAGCTCGGCGTTCTGGGCGAGGCCCCGCTCCGACGGGAATGA
- a CDS encoding nicotinamide-nucleotide amidohydrolase family protein gives MKATILAVGTELLRPGRPETHSERLTALLRTVGLDVESRRIVPDRREAIAEAVRDARRRPGVILVTGGIGPTRDDRTREAVSEALGRPLVTDRAAERALRAWCRRHRIPFTRDQARQARIPRGARRVANRVGSAAGFRYADRGGVVLVLPGVLGELRLMLERQLPRLRRLAGGRLVTVSLRTAGRGESRIDRAIARLVRRFPEVEVTTLAAPGEVVIQLSAQGAGAAGNVAACRRAIVQKLREDLVSAAGESLESVVLRHLRKRRMRIAVAESCTAGLVCARLASVPGASHALAAGAVCYNNHAKQRILSIPGRALRKHGAVSRWTALAMARGVAALAESAIGVAVTGIAGPSGGTPRAPVGTVHWAVVGPNGFSAGHRLLPGDREKVRVHSASIALDQVRRFLISTGEAARRKRR, from the coding sequence GTGAAAGCGACGATCCTGGCGGTGGGAACCGAGCTGCTGCGACCCGGTCGGCCGGAAACCCATAGCGAGCGCCTCACCGCTCTGCTTCGGACGGTCGGGCTCGACGTCGAGTCCCGCCGCATCGTTCCGGATCGGCGCGAGGCCATCGCCGAAGCGGTGCGGGATGCCCGGCGCCGCCCCGGGGTGATCCTGGTGACGGGAGGGATCGGTCCGACCCGCGACGATCGAACCCGCGAAGCGGTGTCCGAAGCGCTGGGCCGGCCCCTGGTCACGGATCGCGCGGCGGAGCGGGCGCTCCGCGCCTGGTGCCGCAGGCATCGCATTCCCTTCACGCGGGATCAGGCGCGGCAGGCGCGGATACCGCGGGGGGCGCGCCGGGTGGCAAACCGCGTCGGCAGCGCGGCGGGCTTCCGGTATGCCGACCGCGGCGGCGTCGTTCTCGTCCTGCCGGGAGTGCTCGGAGAGCTGCGGCTGATGCTCGAGCGCCAGCTGCCCCGCCTGCGCCGGCTGGCGGGGGGGCGCTTGGTCACCGTCTCCCTGCGGACGGCGGGACGGGGGGAATCGCGGATCGATCGAGCCATCGCGCGCCTCGTCCGGCGCTTCCCCGAGGTCGAAGTCACGACGCTGGCGGCGCCCGGAGAGGTCGTCATCCAGCTCAGCGCCCAGGGAGCAGGGGCCGCCGGCAACGTGGCGGCGTGCCGGAGGGCAATCGTCCAAAAACTGCGCGAGGATCTGGTGTCGGCCGCGGGAGAGAGCCTCGAAAGCGTTGTGCTCCGACATCTCCGGAAGCGCCGGATGCGGATCGCGGTGGCCGAGTCCTGCACCGCGGGGCTGGTCTGCGCGCGCCTCGCCTCCGTTCCCGGGGCGTCGCACGCCTTGGCGGCGGGAGCCGTGTGCTACAATAACCACGCGAAGCAGCGAATCCTCTCGATTCCGGGTCGAGCGCTGCGAAAGCACGGCGCCGTCAGCCGGTGGACCGCGCTCGCCATGGCCCGCGGCGTGGCGGCGCTGGCGGAATCGGCGATCGGCGTGGCGGTCACCGGGATCGCCGGTCCGTCGGGAGGCACTCCCCGCGCCCCGGTCGGCACGGTGCACTGGGCCGTGGTGGGGCCGAACGGCTTTTCGGCGGGGCATCGTCTCCTCCCGGGGGATCGCGAAAAGGTCCGTGTTCATTCCGCTTCCATCGCCCTGGATCAGGTGCGGAGATTCCTGATCTCCACGGGCGAGGCCGCGCGACGAAAGCGGCGCTGA
- a CDS encoding phosphoglucomutase/phosphomannomutase family protein: protein MQIRGSINAIDGRAALQGQFPPIRFGTDGWRGRIAEEITLAGMRRCAAGAAAHLLSAGKAGSPIAIGYDGRFLSERFAAEVAAVMAREGFVPLLSPEPLPTPALSLRVVTGRASLGIMITASHNPPEYGGLKLKDSDGGTMDPESTESIVRSIPAGDPGSAGAPDLPRHPSFLPSYLRAVKQRVAIREIRSARLKILADSMHGMGGTLLEQAASGGKLRVRTLRSDPDPLFGGTNPEPIAPHLQPLRRAVVSERAAAGFATDGDADRIGACDDRGRFLSPLTLLPVLALHFIRNRGERGGIAKTFAGSLRMERIARSYGLAFHELPVGFKHIARLLRKDEILLGGEESGGFGFRGFIPERDGILSSLLLLEALVFSDLPLSGLVAGMEKEYGKYFFDRTDLSCTPEAGRRLVAKLSDSPPKRVAGMKVTSVDRLDGVKLVFGEDGWLLFRPSGTEPILRLYCEAPTRAAVAAALSHALRLLKR, encoded by the coding sequence ATGCAGATCCGAGGGTCAATCAACGCGATCGACGGGCGGGCCGCGCTTCAGGGCCAGTTCCCTCCGATCCGTTTCGGGACCGACGGATGGCGCGGGCGGATTGCCGAGGAGATCACTCTGGCGGGCATGCGGAGGTGCGCCGCCGGCGCCGCCGCCCATCTCCTTTCCGCCGGCAAGGCGGGCTCGCCGATCGCCATCGGCTACGACGGCCGGTTCCTTTCCGAACGGTTCGCGGCGGAGGTCGCGGCGGTCATGGCCCGGGAAGGGTTCGTCCCTCTTCTCAGCCCCGAGCCGCTTCCCACCCCGGCCCTGTCGCTGCGAGTCGTCACGGGACGCGCCTCCCTGGGAATCATGATCACCGCGAGCCACAACCCTCCGGAATACGGCGGCCTGAAGCTGAAGGACTCCGACGGAGGGACGATGGATCCGGAATCGACGGAGAGCATCGTCCGCAGCATTCCCGCCGGCGATCCCGGCTCTGCGGGCGCGCCCGATCTGCCGCGGCATCCCTCGTTCCTTCCTTCCTATCTGCGCGCCGTCAAGCAGCGGGTGGCGATCCGCGAGATCCGCTCGGCCCGCCTGAAGATCCTCGCCGATTCGATGCACGGCATGGGGGGGACCCTGCTGGAGCAGGCCGCCTCCGGCGGCAAGCTCCGGGTCCGCACGCTGCGCTCCGATCCCGATCCTCTTTTCGGGGGAACGAATCCCGAGCCGATCGCGCCCCATCTGCAGCCGTTGCGGCGGGCCGTCGTCTCCGAGCGGGCCGCCGCCGGGTTCGCCACCGACGGGGACGCCGACCGCATCGGCGCCTGCGACGATCGAGGCCGGTTCCTGTCGCCGCTGACGCTCCTGCCGGTGCTGGCGCTTCATTTCATCCGGAACCGAGGGGAGCGGGGCGGGATCGCCAAGACCTTCGCCGGATCCCTGCGCATGGAGCGCATCGCCCGGAGCTACGGCCTCGCGTTCCACGAGCTGCCGGTGGGCTTCAAGCACATCGCCCGGCTTCTTCGAAAGGACGAGATCCTTCTGGGAGGCGAGGAGAGCGGCGGCTTCGGATTCCGCGGGTTCATCCCGGAGCGGGACGGAATCCTCTCCTCGCTCCTGCTTCTGGAGGCGTTGGTCTTTTCGGATCTGCCGCTCTCGGGACTCGTGGCCGGCATGGAGAAAGAGTACGGGAAATACTTCTTCGATCGGACCGATCTAAGCTGCACGCCGGAGGCGGGGCGCCGGCTGGTGGCCAAGCTCTCGGACTCCCCTCCGAAGCGCGTCGCGGGCATGAAGGTCACGAGCGTCGACCGTCTCGACGGCGTGAAGCTCGTGTTCGGCGAGGACGGCTGGCTGCTCTTCCGCCCTTCCGGCACCGAGCCGATCCTGCGGCTCTACTGCGAAGCGCCCACCCGGGCCGCCGTCGCGGCCGCCCTGAGCCACGCCCTCCGGTTGCTCAAGCGCTGA
- the thpR gene encoding RNA 2',3'-cyclic phosphodiesterase, whose translation MRIFLAAELPEGLRAKVAVVQQTLAREGVRRIRWVDPSGIHLTLRFCGQLSRDSLDRLAAGLAPGPPFPRFAVRAGGLGRFPPRGAPRVLFLKVGPDARLESLASWLEDRVTASGIAPADRPYHAHLTLGRFLPGAASPPLFSTPVAEDVGELPVERVVVFQSHLGSGGARYEAMHAFPLRDP comes from the coding sequence ATGCGGATCTTCCTCGCCGCGGAGCTGCCCGAGGGCCTGCGCGCGAAAGTCGCCGTCGTCCAGCAGACCCTCGCTCGGGAGGGCGTCCGGAGAATCCGGTGGGTCGATCCTTCCGGGATTCATTTGACCCTTCGCTTCTGCGGCCAGCTTTCGCGGGACAGCCTCGATCGCCTCGCCGCCGGTCTCGCTCCGGGACCCCCTTTTCCCCGGTTCGCCGTCCGCGCCGGCGGACTCGGCCGGTTCCCGCCGCGGGGAGCGCCGCGCGTTCTCTTCCTGAAAGTGGGGCCCGACGCGCGACTCGAATCTCTGGCTTCGTGGCTCGAGGATCGGGTCACGGCGTCGGGTATCGCGCCGGCGGACCGGCCGTATCACGCGCATCTCACTCTCGGACGGTTCCTGCCGGGCGCCGCGTCTCCGCCCCTTTTCTCGACGCCCGTCGCGGAGGACGTCGGGGAGCTCCCGGTGGAGCGCGTCGTGGTCTTCCAGAGTCATCTCGGATCCGGCGGCGCGCGCTATGAAGCGATGCACGCTTTTCCTCTCAGGGATCCCTGA